One Tenebrio molitor chromosome 2, icTenMoli1.1, whole genome shotgun sequence genomic region harbors:
- the Fancm gene encoding DEAD-box ATP-dependent DNA helicase Fancm isoform X1, with the protein MNVSHLNTQRINDAVNLSEDADTKGFDLQAGQSWIYPTNYPVRDYQYNITQQALHKNTLVSLPTGLGKTFIAAVVMYNFYRWYPHNKIIFMAPTRPLVKQQMDACYNITAIPHEATAELTGTKVQQSRAEIWQNKRVFFITPQVLQNDLAIIIELGGMIKCLVFDEAHRAKGNHAYCEVIRKLSPKNKLFRVLALSATPGNSSRDVLEVMRNLLIAHLEFRSEESPDVKPYVFERVLETVVVPLGDKLQQVKDQYMQILEKYTRTLIKYKVIYGNCGNLTKGKIFMVMKEYQAKNSGNRMPNYAEIMKSLNICVTLYHAYEALIRCGMRAFLNFYEEHINNPLLQGNMALIQIMKDLRDYLGPAPEVQTLPDGTFAEIPASTKFGHPKFYKLRDILISHFTNSDSSTRIIVFFEYRESASEAYALLSQSYPMIRSRVFVGQGSGVTQRDQINTVKAFRDGTCNTLLSTCIGEEGLDVGEVDLIVCFDIANKSPIRMIQRMGRTGRKKEGRIVVLVTEGREQQTLKDCLVYKSNLGSFVTSTQQLDEGKYRDNPKMIPSYIQPRCQKMFITVKKPAVTKNSNLKDLLKNMASENLKFDDFEIVEIKERISDKCEDLWIKENPLECESEPPKINFSKHLEKQRAFQSSGTIKQSKQTEILVGLLQFADSKRYNIPVTQKFSAVGDFNQNKYLKQGDIRSMFSKPAPNTLSQETYVLTSQLGNLNKEKDATRSFPAELFQEITNYLTIEMSAKGNCKVCEKLFECPKVVPRGGNPVNLSAWVQPDLAVLDNVTARDLEVFADSLKSDELYQSMLEVDSEVFANVDFSTIEGDAKRVEQKSFTYETPRNFDKILDSFKIRDEVEVADAPVGEKSFAYETPKSFGKVLSSLGNVTLEKELSTPKTTTSGKLGVIREDVEELPVETGEKDEKESREELLSFFKLSLIEDLFVDDSGDDSTDIDKTVIYTPEASPKKSHKNDVSPDLFEDSPDLFPTEKKQSSPAPLEEPGSPILCTYERVQQLKAKKKLFERKKEERETVRKPNLANLKKPRKSFYESSRNKSLTSRENSKETKTESRSSSFLDISDICDLSDFGLDSRIVNEKKEDKDRVKIAKPVDQSDICDLSDFGLDNRIENSRENKEDTVKIAKPAGQSKKEGSDDLDLNDICDLSTFGLSVVDEERGKSNDKLSKNQVKNNPRKELTIDEFCNLSDFFNEKTPKPSESVKNVSCSNKNSEKNLTCDISDFCDLSFFLNGRGKDAGQKKEKVVDLADRPEKSVIIPTTDKKLCQPSAVSKIDVVDLTKSPSPVKAKPTEAGKKMLSQLSITQMLSLVAKTEAPVERISQKENTFSRSQLKKSQKSSLSLNKKRGLKLKQNVNSPKHTQKKTTQNTPKTKKSKFNISLAGDSDDEFEEISTSPIFAKPKPKLVKPSSAKKSKPEKSSSPKQPKKKSKKLFCEYLDEEAVLSEDENVVVSQDEDSGEDCFEASFVADETQDVSNTTHMQAKYLQSIKSPPGQGKFKIPKSFKHNISNVFSQEVTNEDNTYLHDSFCVDSEDVDVSKAHELSELDLLEMKLKEMRKNKKRKRSEDKVNTKRRRIILVEDDSD; encoded by the exons ATGAATGTGTCGCACTTAAACACGCAACGAATAAACGA TGCTGTGAATTTATCTGAAGATGCGGACACCAAAGGTTTCGATTTGCAAGCTGGTCAGTCATGGATTTACCCCACAAACTACCCCGTGCGCGACTACCAGTACAACATCACCCAACAAGCGCTGCACAAAAACACTCTC GTGAGTCTCCCCACAGGTCTCGGCAAGACCTTCATCGCGGCAGTCGTCATGTACAACTTCTACCGGTGGTACCCCCACAACAAGATCATTTTCATGGCCCCCACGCGCCCTCTAGTCAAACAACAAATGGACGCGTGCTACAACATCACGGCGATCCCGCATGAAGCGACGGCGGAGCTGACGGGAACGAAAGTACAACAGTCGCGCGCCGAGATCTGGCAGAACAAGCGAGTTTTTTTCATAACGCCGCAAGTGCTGCAGAACGATCTGGCCATCATAATCGAGCTGGGGGGCATGATCAAGTGTCTGGTGTTCGACGAGGCGCACAGGGCTAAGGGAAACCACGCGTATTGCGAAGTGATTAGAAAATTGTCGCCGAAAAACAAGCTGTTCCGCGTGTTGGCGTTGAGCGCCACACCTGGAAACAGCTCTAGGGATGTGCTGGAGGTCATGCGCAATTTGTTGATAGCGCATCTGGAGTTCAGGAGCGAGGAGAGTCCCGACGTGAAGCCCTACGTGTTTGAGAGGGTGCTGGAGACGGTGGTGGTGCCTCTGGGCGACAAGTTACAACAGGTCAAGGATCAGTACATGCAG ATTTTGGAGAAGTACACGAGGACGTTGATAAAGTACAAAGTGATTTATGGCAACTGTGGGAATTTAACAAAGGGCAAGATTTTCATGGTGATGAAGGAGTACCAAGCGAAAAATTCGGGTAATAG GATGCCCAACTATGCAGAAATCATGAAAAGTCTAAATATTTGCGTCACTCTGTATCACGCGTACGAGGCTTTGATCCGTTGCGGGATGAGagcttttttgaatttttacgaAG AGCATATCAACAATCCCCTCCTGCAAGGCAACATGGCGCTTATTCAAATTATGAAAGATCTGCGAGACTATTTGGGTCCTGCGCCCGAGGTGCAAACCTTGCCTGACGGAACATTCGCTGAA atTCCTGCCTCGACAAAATTCGGACATCCCAAATTCTACAAGCTGAGAGACATCCTGATTTCGCATTTCACAAACTCGGACTCCTCCACCAGGATTATAGTTTTCTTCGAGTACAGGGAGAGCGCCTCAGAGGCTTACGCGCTCCTGTCACAGAGCTACCCCATGATCAGGTCACGTGTTTTCGTGGGGCAGGGCTCCGGGGTGACCCAGAGGGATCAAATAAAC accgtgaaggcgTTTCGCGACGGTACTTGCAACACTCTCCTGTCGACTTGCATAGGAGAGGAGGGTTTAGATGTTGGAGAGGTAGACTTGATTGTGTGTTTTGACATTGCGAACAAATCGCCCATTCGAATGATCCAACGAATGGGAAGGACCGGGAGGAAGAAGGAAGGTCGGATCGTGGTTTTAGTCACTGAAGGGAGAGAACAACAAACGCTGAAAGATTGTCTCGTTTATAAAAGTAATCTGGGGAGTTTTGTCACGAGTACGCAACAGTTGGACGAGGGGAAGTACCGGGACAACCCCAAAATGATACCGTCATACATCCAGCCCAGGTGTCAAAAGATGTTTATCACCGTGAAGAAACCAGCGGTGACGAAAAATAGTAATTTGAAggatttgttgaaaaatatggCGTCGGAAAATTTGAAGTTTGACGATTTTGAGATTGTGGAGATCAAAGAGAGGATCAGCGACAAGTGTGAAGATCTGTGGATCaaag aGAATCCCCTAGAGTGTGAGTCTGAGCCTcccaaaataaatttcagcAAACATTTGGAAAAACAGAGAGCCTTTCAATCCAGCGGGACGATCAAACAGTCGAAACAAACCGAAATTTTAGTCGGTCTGTTGCAGTTTGCAGATTCCAAACGATACAATATTCCAGTAAcgcaaaaatttt CTGCAGTTGGGGATTTTAATCAAAACAAGTATCTGAAACAGGGAGACATCAGGAGTATGTTTTCTAAACCCGCTCCCAACACGCTGAGCCAAG AAACGTACGTCTTGACTAGTCAGTTGGGCAATCTgaataaagaaaaagacgCGACTCGATCGTTTCCGGCGGAACTTTTTCAAGAAATAACAAATTACCTAACTATCGAAATGTCGGCGAAAGGGAACTGTAAAGTTTGCGAGAAACTGTTCGAGTGTCCGAAGGTGGTTCCCCGCGGTGGCAACCCTGTAAATTTGTCCGCGTGGGTTCAACCCGATTTGGCCGTTCTCGACAACGTCACTGCTCGAGATCTGGAAGTTTTCGCGGACTCCTTGAAATCGGACGAGTTGTACCAGAGCATGTTGGAAGTTGACAGTGAAGTTTTTGCCAACGTTGACTTCAGTACCATCGAGGGTGACGCGAAAAGAGTCGAACAAAAATCGTTCACGTACGAAACTCCAAGAAACTTTGACAAAATCCTGGATTCGTTTAAAATTCGCGACGAGGTGGAAGTCGCGGACGCGCCAGTTGGAGAAAAGAGTTTCGCTTATGAAACTCCGAAAAGTTTTGGAAAGGTTTTGAGTTCGTTGGGAAACGTCACGCTTGAGAAAGAGTTGTCTACGCCCAAAACTACGACTTCCGGGAAGTTGGGAGTGATCAGGGAAGATGTGGAGGAGTTACCTGTTGAGACAGgtgaaaaagatgaaaaagaATCTCGGGAGGAGCTACTGTCTTTTTTCAAACTGTCGTTAATTGAAGATTTGTTTGTAGATGACAGTGGAGATGACTCTACGGATATAGATAAAACAGTGATCTACACTCCAGAAGCAAGCCCGAAGAAATCGCACAAGAATGATGTCAGTCCGGATCTTTTTGAAGACTCTCCGGATCTGTTTCCAACAGAAAAGAAGCAGAGTTCTCCTGCTCCACTAGAAGAACCGGGATCGCCGATTCTGTGTACGTACGAGAGGGTACAACAATTGAAAGCCAAGAAGAAACTTTTTGAACGgaagaaagaagaaagggAGACTGTGCGAAAAcctaatttggcaaatttgaagaAACCGCGGAAGAGTTTCTACGAATCTAGCAGAAATAAGTCGTTGACGAGTCGAGAAAACTCAAAggaaacaaaaacagaaagtCGTTCTTCTTCGTTTTTGGACATTAGTGACATATGTGATTTATCCGATTTTGGTCTAGACAGTCGAATAGTGAACGAGAAGAAAGAAGATAAAGATAGAGTGAAGATAGCAAAACCAGTGGACCAGTCTGACATATGTGATTTGTCCGATTTTGGTCTAGACAATCGAATAGAGAATTCAAGAGAGAACAAAGAAGATACAGTGAAGATAGCAAAACCAGCGGGACAGTCTAAGAAAGAAGGGAGTGATGATTTGGACTTGAATGATATTTGCGATTTGTCAACTTTTGGCTTGTCTGTGGTAGATGAAGAAAGAGGAAAAAGCAATGATAAGTTaagtaaaaatcaagtgaAGAACAATCCGAGAAAAGAACTGACTATCGACGAGTTTTGCAATTTGTCTGacttttttaacgaaaaaacgccaaaaccAAGTGAAAGTGTAAAAAACGTTTCTTGTAGTAACAAAAACAGTGAAAAGAATCTCACGTGTGATATTAGTGACTTTTGTGATTTGTCGTTTTTCCTAAATGGGAGAGGTAAAGATGcgggacaaaaaaaagaaaaggttGTTGACCTGGCTGATAGGCCAGAAAAGAGTGTAATAATTCCAACAACTGATAAAAAATTGTGTCAACCTTCTGCAGTTTCGAAGATTGACGTGGTCGATTTAACTAAGAGTCCGAGTCCGGTGAAAGCGAAACCAACTGAAGCGGGCAAGAAAATGTTGTCGCAACTGTCGATAACTCAGATGTTGAGTTTGGTAGCAAAGACTGAAGCACCAGTCGAGAGAATCagtcaaaaagaaaatacattttcaaggTCACAACTGAAGAAATCTCAAAAGTCTAGTCTCAGTTTGAACAAGAAAAGGGGGCTCAAATTGAAGCAAAATGTGAACAGTCCGAAACACACTCAAAAGAAAACGACCCAAAACACCCCAAAAACGAAGAAATCTAAATTTAACATTTCGCTGGCGGGAGACAGCGACGACGAATTCGAAGAAATATCCACGAGTCCAATTTTCGCCAAACCCAAACCCAAACTTGTCAAGCCGAGCTCGGCGAAGAAAAGCAAACCGGAGAAATCTTCATCGCCGAAGCAACCCAAAAAgaagtcaaaaaaattgttttgcgAATATCTCGACGAAGAGGCGGTGTTGTCCGAAGATGAGAACGTAGTCGTGTCGCAAGACGAAGATAGTGGAGAAGACTGCTTCGAGGCCAGCTTCGTCGCCGACGAAACGCAAGATGTTTCGAACACGACGCACATGCAAGCCAAGTATTTGCAATCCATCAAGAGTCCGCCGGGACAAGGGAAGTTTAAGATACCGAAGAGTTTCAAGCACAACATTTCGAACGTGTTTTCGCAAGAAGTCACCAACGAAGATAACACCTATCTTCATGATTCGTTCTGTGTCGACAGCGAAGATGTGGACGTTTCTAAAGCACACGAGCTCTCCGAGTTGGACCTGTTGGAGATGAAACTGAAAGAAATGAGGAAGAATAAGAAGCGGAAAAGGTCCGAGGACAAGGTGAACACGAAGAGGAGAAGAATTATTCTGGTCGAAGATGACAGCGATTAG
- the Fancm gene encoding DEAD-box ATP-dependent DNA helicase Fancm isoform X3: MNVSHLNTQRINDAVNLSEDADTKGFDLQAGQSWIYPTNYPVRDYQYNITQQALHKNTLVSLPTGLGKTFIAAVVMYNFYRWYPHNKIIFMAPTRPLVKQQMDACYNITAIPHEATAELTGTKVQQSRAEIWQNKRVFFITPQVLQNDLAIIIELGGMIKCLVFDEAHRAKGNHAYCEVIRKLSPKNKLFRVLALSATPGNSSRDVLEVMRNLLIAHLEFRSEESPDVKPYVFERVLETVVVPLGDKLQQVKDQYMQILEKYTRTLIKYKVIYGNCGNLTKGKIFMVMKEYQAKNSGNRMPNYAEIMKSLNICVTLYHAYEALIRCGMRAFLNFYEEHINNPLLQGNMALIQIMKDLRDYLGPAPEVQTLPDGTFAEIPASTKFGHPKFYKLRDILISHFTNSDSSTRIIVFFEYRESASEAYALLSQSYPMIRSRVFVGQGSGVTQRDQINTVKAFRDGTCNTLLSTCIGEEGLDVGEVDLIVCFDIANKSPIRMIQRMGRTGRKKEGRIVVLVTEGREQQTLKDCLVYKSNLGSFVTSTQQLDEGKYRDNPKMIPSYIQPRCQKMFITVKKPAVTKNSNLKDLLKNMASENLKFDDFEIVEIKERISDKCEDLWIKENPLECESEPPKINFSKHLEKQRAFQSSGTIKQSKQTEILVGLLQFADSKRYNIPVTQKFSAVGDFNQNKYLKQGDIRSMFSKPAPNTLSQETYVLTSQLGNLNKEKDATRSFPAELFQEITNYLTIEMSAKGNCKVCEKLFECPKVVPRGGNPVNLSAWVQPDLAVLDNVTARDLEVFADSLKSDELYQSMLEVDSEVFANVDFSTIEGDAKRVEQKSFTYETPRNFDKILDSFKIRDEVEVADAPVGEKSFAYETPKSFGKVLSSLGNVTLEKELSTPKTTTSGKLGVIREDVEELPVETDDSGDDSTDIDKTVIYTPEASPKKSHKNDVSPDLFEDSPDLFPTEKKQSSPAPLEEPGSPILCTYERVQQLKAKKKLFERKKEERETVRKPNLANLKKPRKSFYESSRNKSLTSRENSKETKTESRSSSFLDISDICDLSDFGLDSRIVNEKKEDKDRVKIAKPVDQSDICDLSDFGLDNRIENSRENKEDTVKIAKPAGQSKKEGSDDLDLNDICDLSTFGLSVVDEERGKSNDKLSKNQVKNNPRKELTIDEFCNLSDFFNEKTPKPSESVKNVSCSNKNSEKNLTCDISDFCDLSFFLNGRGKDAGQKKEKVVDLADRPEKSVIIPTTDKKLCQPSAVSKIDVVDLTKSPSPVKAKPTEAGKKMLSQLSITQMLSLVAKTEAPVERISQKENTFSRSQLKKSQKSSLSLNKKRGLKLKQNVNSPKHTQKKTTQNTPKTKKSKFNISLAGDSDDEFEEISTSPIFAKPKPKLVKPSSAKKSKPEKSSSPKQPKKKSKKLFCEYLDEEAVLSEDENVVVSQDEDSGEDCFEASFVADETQDVSNTTHMQAKYLQSIKSPPGQGKFKIPKSFKHNISNVFSQEVTNEDNTYLHDSFCVDSEDVDVSKAHELSELDLLEMKLKEMRKNKKRKRSEDKVNTKRRRIILVEDDSD; this comes from the exons ATGAATGTGTCGCACTTAAACACGCAACGAATAAACGA TGCTGTGAATTTATCTGAAGATGCGGACACCAAAGGTTTCGATTTGCAAGCTGGTCAGTCATGGATTTACCCCACAAACTACCCCGTGCGCGACTACCAGTACAACATCACCCAACAAGCGCTGCACAAAAACACTCTC GTGAGTCTCCCCACAGGTCTCGGCAAGACCTTCATCGCGGCAGTCGTCATGTACAACTTCTACCGGTGGTACCCCCACAACAAGATCATTTTCATGGCCCCCACGCGCCCTCTAGTCAAACAACAAATGGACGCGTGCTACAACATCACGGCGATCCCGCATGAAGCGACGGCGGAGCTGACGGGAACGAAAGTACAACAGTCGCGCGCCGAGATCTGGCAGAACAAGCGAGTTTTTTTCATAACGCCGCAAGTGCTGCAGAACGATCTGGCCATCATAATCGAGCTGGGGGGCATGATCAAGTGTCTGGTGTTCGACGAGGCGCACAGGGCTAAGGGAAACCACGCGTATTGCGAAGTGATTAGAAAATTGTCGCCGAAAAACAAGCTGTTCCGCGTGTTGGCGTTGAGCGCCACACCTGGAAACAGCTCTAGGGATGTGCTGGAGGTCATGCGCAATTTGTTGATAGCGCATCTGGAGTTCAGGAGCGAGGAGAGTCCCGACGTGAAGCCCTACGTGTTTGAGAGGGTGCTGGAGACGGTGGTGGTGCCTCTGGGCGACAAGTTACAACAGGTCAAGGATCAGTACATGCAG ATTTTGGAGAAGTACACGAGGACGTTGATAAAGTACAAAGTGATTTATGGCAACTGTGGGAATTTAACAAAGGGCAAGATTTTCATGGTGATGAAGGAGTACCAAGCGAAAAATTCGGGTAATAG GATGCCCAACTATGCAGAAATCATGAAAAGTCTAAATATTTGCGTCACTCTGTATCACGCGTACGAGGCTTTGATCCGTTGCGGGATGAGagcttttttgaatttttacgaAG AGCATATCAACAATCCCCTCCTGCAAGGCAACATGGCGCTTATTCAAATTATGAAAGATCTGCGAGACTATTTGGGTCCTGCGCCCGAGGTGCAAACCTTGCCTGACGGAACATTCGCTGAA atTCCTGCCTCGACAAAATTCGGACATCCCAAATTCTACAAGCTGAGAGACATCCTGATTTCGCATTTCACAAACTCGGACTCCTCCACCAGGATTATAGTTTTCTTCGAGTACAGGGAGAGCGCCTCAGAGGCTTACGCGCTCCTGTCACAGAGCTACCCCATGATCAGGTCACGTGTTTTCGTGGGGCAGGGCTCCGGGGTGACCCAGAGGGATCAAATAAAC accgtgaaggcgTTTCGCGACGGTACTTGCAACACTCTCCTGTCGACTTGCATAGGAGAGGAGGGTTTAGATGTTGGAGAGGTAGACTTGATTGTGTGTTTTGACATTGCGAACAAATCGCCCATTCGAATGATCCAACGAATGGGAAGGACCGGGAGGAAGAAGGAAGGTCGGATCGTGGTTTTAGTCACTGAAGGGAGAGAACAACAAACGCTGAAAGATTGTCTCGTTTATAAAAGTAATCTGGGGAGTTTTGTCACGAGTACGCAACAGTTGGACGAGGGGAAGTACCGGGACAACCCCAAAATGATACCGTCATACATCCAGCCCAGGTGTCAAAAGATGTTTATCACCGTGAAGAAACCAGCGGTGACGAAAAATAGTAATTTGAAggatttgttgaaaaatatggCGTCGGAAAATTTGAAGTTTGACGATTTTGAGATTGTGGAGATCAAAGAGAGGATCAGCGACAAGTGTGAAGATCTGTGGATCaaag aGAATCCCCTAGAGTGTGAGTCTGAGCCTcccaaaataaatttcagcAAACATTTGGAAAAACAGAGAGCCTTTCAATCCAGCGGGACGATCAAACAGTCGAAACAAACCGAAATTTTAGTCGGTCTGTTGCAGTTTGCAGATTCCAAACGATACAATATTCCAGTAAcgcaaaaatttt CTGCAGTTGGGGATTTTAATCAAAACAAGTATCTGAAACAGGGAGACATCAGGAGTATGTTTTCTAAACCCGCTCCCAACACGCTGAGCCAAG AAACGTACGTCTTGACTAGTCAGTTGGGCAATCTgaataaagaaaaagacgCGACTCGATCGTTTCCGGCGGAACTTTTTCAAGAAATAACAAATTACCTAACTATCGAAATGTCGGCGAAAGGGAACTGTAAAGTTTGCGAGAAACTGTTCGAGTGTCCGAAGGTGGTTCCCCGCGGTGGCAACCCTGTAAATTTGTCCGCGTGGGTTCAACCCGATTTGGCCGTTCTCGACAACGTCACTGCTCGAGATCTGGAAGTTTTCGCGGACTCCTTGAAATCGGACGAGTTGTACCAGAGCATGTTGGAAGTTGACAGTGAAGTTTTTGCCAACGTTGACTTCAGTACCATCGAGGGTGACGCGAAAAGAGTCGAACAAAAATCGTTCACGTACGAAACTCCAAGAAACTTTGACAAAATCCTGGATTCGTTTAAAATTCGCGACGAGGTGGAAGTCGCGGACGCGCCAGTTGGAGAAAAGAGTTTCGCTTATGAAACTCCGAAAAGTTTTGGAAAGGTTTTGAGTTCGTTGGGAAACGTCACGCTTGAGAAAGAGTTGTCTACGCCCAAAACTACGACTTCCGGGAAGTTGGGAGTGATCAGGGAAGATGTGGAGGAGTTACCTGTTGAGACAG ATGACAGTGGAGATGACTCTACGGATATAGATAAAACAGTGATCTACACTCCAGAAGCAAGCCCGAAGAAATCGCACAAGAATGATGTCAGTCCGGATCTTTTTGAAGACTCTCCGGATCTGTTTCCAACAGAAAAGAAGCAGAGTTCTCCTGCTCCACTAGAAGAACCGGGATCGCCGATTCTGTGTACGTACGAGAGGGTACAACAATTGAAAGCCAAGAAGAAACTTTTTGAACGgaagaaagaagaaagggAGACTGTGCGAAAAcctaatttggcaaatttgaagaAACCGCGGAAGAGTTTCTACGAATCTAGCAGAAATAAGTCGTTGACGAGTCGAGAAAACTCAAAggaaacaaaaacagaaagtCGTTCTTCTTCGTTTTTGGACATTAGTGACATATGTGATTTATCCGATTTTGGTCTAGACAGTCGAATAGTGAACGAGAAGAAAGAAGATAAAGATAGAGTGAAGATAGCAAAACCAGTGGACCAGTCTGACATATGTGATTTGTCCGATTTTGGTCTAGACAATCGAATAGAGAATTCAAGAGAGAACAAAGAAGATACAGTGAAGATAGCAAAACCAGCGGGACAGTCTAAGAAAGAAGGGAGTGATGATTTGGACTTGAATGATATTTGCGATTTGTCAACTTTTGGCTTGTCTGTGGTAGATGAAGAAAGAGGAAAAAGCAATGATAAGTTaagtaaaaatcaagtgaAGAACAATCCGAGAAAAGAACTGACTATCGACGAGTTTTGCAATTTGTCTGacttttttaacgaaaaaacgccaaaaccAAGTGAAAGTGTAAAAAACGTTTCTTGTAGTAACAAAAACAGTGAAAAGAATCTCACGTGTGATATTAGTGACTTTTGTGATTTGTCGTTTTTCCTAAATGGGAGAGGTAAAGATGcgggacaaaaaaaagaaaaggttGTTGACCTGGCTGATAGGCCAGAAAAGAGTGTAATAATTCCAACAACTGATAAAAAATTGTGTCAACCTTCTGCAGTTTCGAAGATTGACGTGGTCGATTTAACTAAGAGTCCGAGTCCGGTGAAAGCGAAACCAACTGAAGCGGGCAAGAAAATGTTGTCGCAACTGTCGATAACTCAGATGTTGAGTTTGGTAGCAAAGACTGAAGCACCAGTCGAGAGAATCagtcaaaaagaaaatacattttcaaggTCACAACTGAAGAAATCTCAAAAGTCTAGTCTCAGTTTGAACAAGAAAAGGGGGCTCAAATTGAAGCAAAATGTGAACAGTCCGAAACACACTCAAAAGAAAACGACCCAAAACACCCCAAAAACGAAGAAATCTAAATTTAACATTTCGCTGGCGGGAGACAGCGACGACGAATTCGAAGAAATATCCACGAGTCCAATTTTCGCCAAACCCAAACCCAAACTTGTCAAGCCGAGCTCGGCGAAGAAAAGCAAACCGGAGAAATCTTCATCGCCGAAGCAACCCAAAAAgaagtcaaaaaaattgttttgcgAATATCTCGACGAAGAGGCGGTGTTGTCCGAAGATGAGAACGTAGTCGTGTCGCAAGACGAAGATAGTGGAGAAGACTGCTTCGAGGCCAGCTTCGTCGCCGACGAAACGCAAGATGTTTCGAACACGACGCACATGCAAGCCAAGTATTTGCAATCCATCAAGAGTCCGCCGGGACAAGGGAAGTTTAAGATACCGAAGAGTTTCAAGCACAACATTTCGAACGTGTTTTCGCAAGAAGTCACCAACGAAGATAACACCTATCTTCATGATTCGTTCTGTGTCGACAGCGAAGATGTGGACGTTTCTAAAGCACACGAGCTCTCCGAGTTGGACCTGTTGGAGATGAAACTGAAAGAAATGAGGAAGAATAAGAAGCGGAAAAGGTCCGAGGACAAGGTGAACACGAAGAGGAGAAGAATTATTCTGGTCGAAGATGACAGCGATTAG